In one Myxococcus xanthus genomic region, the following are encoded:
- a CDS encoding adenylate/guanylate cyclase domain-containing protein, with the protein MALLFGGVLGLLVYLRPTGIVPPKDPPSAWVPSAAVDAAQAWLEGWERVTYDWRVRELGERSERPDEAVVIAIDDETLAEARQDVRPGVATQPWPRQLVGRMVHRLVQEGALLVLVDLPFTDLSPNACAEASPASLSCDDAAFAAQLAKDPGRALLSFTWEAQGPRVLPPANRLWPYRVKLGVYDASDAASLRAQAVLAAQRPAFIIPAGSQVEVWGGAMDAADGKALGSRLGATAHVIEERRAADDSYRVGPTELFVALAEVQVEGLDAANLIELRQVQHPVVPLLSGSAGFGASTLVAGQDGRVRAVAHLMSYTVRGKRHILPSLPLAAAMRLAGTRSLRYADGKLHVGDQYAFPMSASGLSLLRWDAPNAGRGSRGSLARSIRAWNVLLNVFDVADERPARFENDLEGRTVVLTRTAGESAHLRSTPLGPETPGGAILGQALANILRSEGITRAAPDLDLLLTVGLAFLGAFLALSLSFLLRSVRGAVLYVGFLVAAGAGYAFGAAYVFVEQRLWVAMAGPLLAMVGAFVATIRYAYGTERQIRDFVHNALGRYVSPDVARLVARDLSLMRPERRKMSVYVCDIEGFTRLSESMPPEQLVGLFNAYLTEISAVVRSTAGQVDKYIGDSVMAFWGAPVRTDRHAHLACEAALKMREVLTERQSAWEKKYGRRLSFRAAVDTGELVVGDLGSEMKSNYTVLGDAVGLASRLEAINKVYGTYVLAGDTTAQLASGSYVFRVVDLVRFKGRPQPVRVHELVARRGEITPRMQEQLALHEQALTAYHQRRFAEAHALFERASHEYQDTVAALYAGRCARFLVTPPPADWDGVHGMEEGEPSAAAA; encoded by the coding sequence ATGGCCCTCCTCTTCGGCGGCGTGCTGGGGCTGCTCGTGTACCTGCGCCCCACAGGCATCGTGCCGCCCAAGGACCCGCCGTCGGCCTGGGTCCCCTCCGCGGCGGTGGATGCCGCGCAGGCCTGGCTGGAAGGCTGGGAGCGTGTCACCTACGACTGGCGCGTGCGGGAACTGGGAGAGCGCTCCGAGCGTCCCGACGAGGCCGTCGTCATCGCCATCGACGACGAGACGCTGGCCGAGGCCCGCCAGGATGTGCGCCCTGGCGTCGCCACGCAGCCCTGGCCGCGCCAGCTCGTGGGCCGCATGGTGCACCGGCTGGTCCAGGAGGGGGCGCTGCTGGTGCTCGTGGACTTGCCCTTCACGGACCTGAGCCCCAACGCCTGTGCCGAAGCCTCGCCCGCGTCGCTCTCCTGCGATGACGCGGCCTTCGCCGCGCAGTTGGCGAAGGACCCGGGCCGGGCGCTGCTGTCATTCACCTGGGAAGCGCAGGGCCCCCGGGTGCTGCCCCCCGCCAACCGCCTGTGGCCGTACCGCGTGAAGCTGGGTGTCTACGACGCGTCCGACGCGGCCTCCCTGCGCGCGCAGGCCGTGCTCGCGGCGCAGCGTCCCGCCTTCATCATCCCCGCGGGCAGCCAGGTGGAGGTGTGGGGGGGCGCCATGGACGCAGCGGACGGCAAGGCGCTGGGCTCGCGCCTGGGCGCCACCGCGCACGTCATCGAGGAGCGCCGCGCCGCGGATGACAGCTACCGCGTGGGCCCCACGGAGCTCTTCGTCGCGCTGGCGGAAGTGCAGGTGGAGGGACTGGACGCGGCGAACCTCATCGAGTTGCGCCAGGTTCAGCACCCCGTGGTGCCGCTGCTGAGCGGCAGCGCGGGGTTCGGTGCATCCACGCTCGTGGCGGGCCAGGACGGGCGCGTGCGCGCCGTGGCGCACCTCATGAGCTACACCGTGCGGGGCAAGCGCCACATCCTGCCGTCGCTGCCCCTGGCCGCGGCCATGCGGCTCGCCGGTACGCGCTCGCTTCGCTACGCGGACGGCAAGCTGCACGTGGGGGACCAGTACGCGTTCCCGATGAGCGCCTCGGGCCTGAGCCTGCTGCGCTGGGATGCGCCCAACGCGGGCCGGGGCTCACGCGGCTCGCTGGCGCGCTCCATCCGCGCGTGGAATGTGCTCCTCAACGTCTTCGACGTGGCGGACGAGCGCCCCGCGCGCTTCGAGAATGACCTGGAAGGCCGCACCGTCGTCCTCACGCGGACCGCCGGCGAGTCCGCACACCTGCGTTCCACGCCCCTGGGGCCGGAGACGCCGGGGGGCGCGATTCTGGGGCAGGCGCTGGCCAACATCCTCCGTTCGGAGGGCATTACCCGCGCGGCGCCAGATTTGGACCTGCTCCTCACGGTGGGGCTGGCCTTCCTCGGCGCCTTCCTGGCGCTGTCGCTCAGCTTCCTGCTGCGCTCGGTGCGCGGCGCCGTGCTCTACGTGGGCTTCCTGGTGGCGGCGGGCGCGGGCTACGCCTTCGGAGCCGCGTACGTCTTCGTCGAACAGCGGCTGTGGGTGGCCATGGCCGGGCCGCTGCTGGCCATGGTGGGCGCCTTCGTCGCCACCATCCGCTACGCCTACGGGACGGAGCGGCAGATTCGCGACTTCGTGCACAACGCGCTCGGCCGCTACGTCAGCCCGGACGTGGCCCGCCTGGTGGCGCGAGACTTGAGCCTGATGCGCCCCGAGCGCCGGAAGATGTCCGTGTACGTCTGTGACATCGAAGGCTTCACGCGGCTGTCGGAAAGCATGCCGCCCGAGCAACTGGTGGGCCTCTTCAACGCGTACCTCACCGAGATTTCCGCGGTGGTGCGGTCCACGGCGGGGCAGGTGGACAAGTACATCGGCGACTCGGTGATGGCCTTCTGGGGCGCGCCGGTGCGCACGGACCGCCACGCGCACCTGGCCTGCGAGGCGGCGCTGAAGATGCGGGAGGTGCTGACCGAGCGCCAGTCCGCCTGGGAGAAGAAGTACGGCCGCCGCCTCAGCTTCCGCGCGGCCGTGGACACCGGGGAGCTGGTGGTGGGCGACCTGGGCAGCGAGATGAAGTCCAACTACACCGTGCTCGGAGACGCCGTGGGGCTGGCCTCGCGGCTGGAGGCCATCAACAAGGTGTACGGCACCTACGTGCTGGCCGGGGACACCACCGCGCAGCTCGCCAGCGGCAGCTACGTCTTCCGCGTGGTGGACCTGGTGCGCTTCAAGGGCCGGCCGCAGCCGGTGCGCGTGCATGAGCTGGTGGCGCGCCGCGGAGAAATCACGCCCCGCATGCAGGAGCAGCTCGCGCTCCACGAGCAGGCCCTCACCGCCTACCACCAGCGCCGCTTCGCGGAGGCGCATGCGCTCTTCGAGCGCGCTTCCCACGAGTACCAGGACACCGTCGCCGCGCTCTACGCCGGCCGCTGCGCCCGCTTCCTCGTCACGCCGCCGCCCGCGGACTGGGACGGCGTGCACGGCATGGAGGAGGGCGAGCCCTCTGCCGCGGCGGCGTGA
- a CDS encoding YtxH domain-containing protein yields the protein MVNFNNLKKLDKDDLLHLVGLETRRDTVDTLLPVVGAFAAGILVGAGLGLLLAPKSGNQLRDDLRQRLHSGQEYLSNAVGRSSEGAAQTGPQGTVSRTA from the coding sequence ATGGTGAACTTCAACAACCTCAAGAAGCTGGACAAGGACGACCTGCTGCACCTGGTGGGCCTGGAGACGCGTCGGGACACGGTGGACACGCTCCTGCCCGTCGTGGGCGCCTTCGCCGCGGGCATCCTCGTGGGCGCGGGCCTGGGCCTGCTGCTGGCGCCCAAGTCGGGCAACCAGCTGCGCGATGACCTCCGTCAGCGCCTGCACAGCGGCCAGGAGTACCTGTCCAACGCGGTCGGCCGCTCCTCCGAGGGCGCGGCGCAGACGGGCCCGCAGGGCACCGTGTCCCGCACCGCCTGA
- a CDS encoding DUF3618 domain-containing protein encodes MAGSNGQPKAYSPRSSADLRAEIERTRAELATSVSALREEVAVAADWRQWVSRNPYACVGAAFVVGLWLGSRD; translated from the coding sequence ATGGCCGGTAGCAATGGACAGCCCAAGGCCTACAGTCCCCGCAGCAGCGCGGACCTGCGTGCCGAAATCGAGCGCACGCGCGCCGAGCTGGCCACGTCCGTGAGTGCCCTTCGCGAAGAAGTGGCCGTGGCCGCCGACTGGCGCCAGTGGGTGAGCCGCAATCCCTACGCGTGTGTAGGCGCGGCGTTCGTGGTGGGCCTGTGGTTGGGCTCGCGCGACTGA
- a CDS encoding phage holin family protein, translating to MHVGSEQAERGISALVGRMADGFSRLVTQHLQLARMELAEDVKATGLDVAMIVAFVPFILVGYGFVCAALAAWLSTWLGWAGALAGIGLLNLVGGAGGAMWAVNRLKARRMMDDTSQELSLSMAALTNAAPSASVNALQGTNREIFKEPPHGR from the coding sequence ATGCACGTGGGAAGTGAACAGGCAGAGCGCGGGATTTCTGCGCTCGTCGGGCGCATGGCCGACGGCTTCAGCCGGCTGGTGACGCAGCACCTGCAACTGGCGCGCATGGAGCTGGCCGAGGACGTCAAGGCCACGGGCCTGGACGTGGCGATGATCGTGGCCTTCGTGCCCTTCATCCTCGTGGGTTATGGCTTCGTGTGCGCGGCGCTGGCGGCGTGGCTGTCCACGTGGTTGGGATGGGCCGGAGCGCTGGCTGGAATCGGCCTGCTGAATCTGGTGGGAGGCGCGGGCGGAGCGATGTGGGCGGTGAACCGGCTGAAGGCGCGCCGGATGATGGATGATACGTCGCAGGAGCTCTCGCTCAGCATGGCCGCGCTCACCAACGCCGCCCCCAGCGCATCCGTGAACGCGCTCCAGGGGACGAACCGTGAAATCTTCAAGGAGCCCCCGCATGGCCGGTAG
- a CDS encoding endonuclease/exonuclease/phosphatase family protein, whose translation MELRLVSYNIHSGIGTDGRFDLGRVGAVLREVDADIVALQEVGDFRAVTPREDQPEHLADMLGLHMAFGPNVVRNGRRYGNAILSRLPIVKSRNYDLSVGRREPRGALRCDLDIGGGLQLHVFSLHLGLRLGERRRQEALLLSSDILRDAARKDPLVVCGDFNYWGNGPVPSLVRQAIHDAALELGAPARTYPTRLPLLRLDRIFVDAGVRPLSIHPHRTELSRVASDHLPLVLRFEAPIPVEPSVSPPVQLIG comes from the coding sequence GTGGAGCTGAGGCTCGTTTCGTACAACATCCATAGTGGTATCGGAACGGACGGCCGCTTCGACCTGGGCCGCGTGGGCGCGGTGCTCCGCGAAGTGGACGCGGACATCGTCGCTCTTCAGGAGGTAGGCGACTTTCGCGCGGTGACGCCTCGGGAGGACCAGCCCGAACACCTGGCGGACATGCTCGGGCTGCACATGGCCTTTGGTCCCAATGTCGTGCGCAACGGCCGGCGCTACGGCAACGCCATCCTGTCGCGGCTGCCCATCGTCAAGTCGAGGAACTACGACTTGAGCGTGGGCCGCCGCGAGCCTCGCGGCGCGCTACGCTGCGACTTGGACATCGGGGGAGGGCTGCAACTCCACGTCTTCTCCCTCCATCTGGGCCTGCGCCTGGGGGAGCGGCGCAGGCAGGAGGCGCTGCTGTTGTCCTCGGACATCCTCCGCGATGCCGCGCGGAAGGACCCGTTGGTGGTGTGTGGAGATTTCAACTACTGGGGCAATGGCCCGGTGCCCTCGCTGGTGCGCCAGGCCATCCACGACGCGGCGCTGGAGCTCGGCGCGCCCGCTCGCACGTACCCCACGCGCCTGCCCCTGCTGCGGCTGGACCGCATCTTCGTGGACGCGGGCGTGCGCCCGCTGTCCATCCATCCGCACCGCACGGAGTTGAGCCGGGTGGCGTCTGATCACCTGCCCCTCGTGCTGCGCTTCGAGGCCCCCATCCCCGTGGAGCCTTCCGTCTCTCCTCCTGTGCAGCTCATCGGGTAG
- a CDS encoding M23 family metallopeptidase has product MPSHAPGRKYSKAPFLLLALLALGAKAGAAETASVPVRTSSEDTSLEAPPQLTLHPGAAKPGDPVLVTVSGMTAPPTGTLAGRALRFFPWGNGYLAVSGLPVETTPGAAQVTAMGPVTPGAPQVELTGTLDVVESGYPSRELRVAGKYVKPPASVRKRMAADRRAFAEAFAQDFSAPHFAQNFVWPRADRITAPFGDRRTFNGKLSSQHFGVDIDGDPGTPVQAANDGTVVMARDNYAAGNTVLVHHGAGLYTAYFHLSRIDVKTGTQVKQGQLLGTVGSTGRVTGPHLHWGVKVDGLWVDGERLLKLDFFPHLPPSVARGGNTELGTP; this is encoded by the coding sequence ATGCCTTCGCACGCACCCGGCCGGAAGTATTCCAAAGCCCCTTTCCTGCTGCTCGCCCTGCTCGCACTTGGAGCAAAGGCTGGTGCGGCCGAAACCGCCTCGGTCCCCGTGCGAACGTCCAGCGAGGACACTTCCCTGGAGGCCCCTCCCCAGCTGACGCTGCACCCCGGCGCAGCCAAGCCGGGAGATCCGGTGCTGGTGACGGTGAGCGGCATGACGGCGCCGCCCACCGGCACGCTCGCTGGACGCGCGCTGCGCTTCTTCCCCTGGGGCAATGGCTATCTGGCCGTCTCCGGCCTGCCGGTGGAGACGACGCCCGGCGCGGCGCAGGTGACGGCAATGGGCCCCGTCACGCCGGGCGCACCGCAGGTGGAGCTGACGGGCACGCTGGACGTCGTGGAGTCCGGCTACCCGTCTCGCGAGCTGCGCGTGGCCGGCAAGTACGTGAAGCCGCCCGCGTCGGTGCGCAAGCGCATGGCCGCGGACCGCCGCGCCTTCGCGGAAGCCTTCGCCCAGGACTTCAGCGCGCCGCACTTCGCGCAGAACTTCGTGTGGCCGAGGGCGGACCGCATCACCGCGCCCTTCGGCGACCGCCGCACCTTCAACGGAAAGCTGTCCAGTCAGCACTTCGGCGTGGACATCGACGGGGACCCGGGCACGCCCGTGCAGGCCGCCAACGACGGCACGGTGGTGATGGCGCGCGACAACTACGCGGCGGGCAACACCGTGCTGGTGCACCACGGTGCGGGGCTCTACACGGCGTACTTCCACCTGTCCCGCATCGACGTGAAGACGGGCACCCAGGTGAAACAAGGCCAGCTGTTGGGCACGGTGGGCAGCACCGGCCGCGTCACCGGCCCGCACCTGCACTGGGGCGTGAAGGTGGACGGGCTGTGGGTGGACGGTGAGCGCCTGCTGAAGCTGGACTTCTTCCCGCACCTGCCGCCCAGCGTCGCCCGGGGCGGCAACACCGAGCTGGGCACGCCGTAA
- a CDS encoding enoyl-CoA hydratase/isomerase family protein, translated as MEAGEVRYEVQGTQALLTIDRPKARNALSPAVVRELMAALERAESDTSVRVVVLTGAGEKVFCAGGDLGTLAGDEGFLSTHEGRRSYGRLLARFQELRKPTVARVNGHALAGGLGLVLACDLAVAVEGADLGTPEIDVGLFPMMMMALLQRHLGRKRALELVLTGDRLPAREALTLGLLNRVVPAAELDAAVGTLAGKLAGKSQAVLALGRRAFFTAEDLPLPAALEYLASQLSLNVLADDAGEGISAFLEKRPPKWNDR; from the coding sequence ATGGAAGCCGGAGAAGTCCGCTACGAAGTCCAAGGCACCCAAGCGCTCCTGACCATTGACCGGCCCAAGGCCCGCAACGCCTTGTCCCCGGCGGTGGTGCGCGAGCTGATGGCCGCGCTGGAGCGGGCCGAATCCGACACCTCGGTGCGCGTGGTGGTGCTGACGGGCGCCGGTGAGAAGGTCTTCTGCGCGGGCGGGGACCTGGGAACCCTGGCCGGTGACGAGGGCTTCCTGTCCACGCACGAGGGCCGCCGTTCCTATGGGCGGCTGCTGGCGCGCTTCCAGGAGCTGCGCAAGCCCACCGTGGCGCGCGTCAACGGGCACGCGCTGGCGGGTGGCCTGGGGCTGGTGCTCGCGTGTGACCTGGCCGTCGCCGTGGAGGGCGCGGACCTGGGCACGCCCGAAATCGACGTGGGCCTCTTCCCGATGATGATGATGGCGCTGCTCCAGCGTCACCTGGGCCGCAAGCGTGCGCTGGAGCTGGTGCTCACCGGAGACCGGCTGCCCGCGCGCGAGGCGCTGACGTTGGGGCTGCTCAACCGCGTGGTGCCGGCCGCGGAGCTGGACGCCGCGGTGGGCACGCTCGCGGGAAAGCTGGCGGGAAAGAGCCAGGCGGTGCTGGCGTTGGGGCGCCGTGCCTTCTTCACCGCCGAGGACCTGCCGCTGCCCGCCGCGCTGGAGTACCTGGCCTCGCAGCTGTCTCTGAACGTGCTGGCGGACGACGCGGGGGAGGGCATCTCCGCGTTCCTGGAGAAGCGTCCCCCGAAGTGGAACGACCGCTGA
- a CDS encoding TetR/AcrR family transcriptional regulator: protein MGQQSKPAAESGTRESERRRTILRAAIDVFARKGYHGCRIADVAKEAGVAYGLVYHYFKNKDELLETVFDTGWSGFVTRVRAVVEGEGPLAEKVRGIVEVAFEAYRVDPRAVKVLILEIARSPAGSRINRQTAFVDAIRLSSALFNAAQERGELRPGLDPHLASALLFGNIEMALTAFVVGLADARDPDALERAKSQIADSFLYGVLTGAQAAEVSEWKPEKSATKSKAPKRS, encoded by the coding sequence GTGGGTCAGCAGAGCAAGCCGGCGGCGGAGAGTGGCACGCGCGAAAGCGAGCGCCGCCGCACCATCCTCCGCGCGGCCATCGACGTGTTCGCGCGCAAGGGCTACCACGGCTGCCGCATCGCGGACGTGGCGAAGGAGGCCGGCGTCGCGTACGGGCTCGTCTACCACTACTTCAAGAACAAGGATGAGCTGCTCGAGACGGTGTTCGACACTGGCTGGAGCGGCTTCGTCACGCGCGTGCGCGCGGTGGTGGAGGGCGAAGGCCCCCTGGCGGAGAAGGTCCGCGGCATCGTCGAGGTGGCCTTCGAGGCCTACCGGGTGGATCCGCGCGCGGTGAAGGTGCTCATCCTGGAGATTGCGCGCAGCCCGGCGGGCTCGCGCATCAACCGGCAGACGGCCTTCGTGGATGCCATCCGGCTCAGCTCGGCGCTCTTCAACGCCGCGCAGGAGCGGGGCGAGCTGCGGCCGGGGTTGGACCCGCACCTGGCCTCCGCGCTCCTCTTCGGCAACATCGAAATGGCGCTCACCGCCTTCGTCGTGGGGCTGGCCGACGCGCGCGACCCCGACGCCCTGGAGCGGGCGAAGTCGCAGATTGCCGACTCCTTCCTTTACGGCGTCCTCACGGGTGCCCAGGCAGCGGAGGTGTCCGAATGGAAGCCGGAGAAGTCCGCTACGAAGTCCAAGGCACCCAAGCGCTCCTGA
- a CDS encoding helix-turn-helix domain-containing protein, translated as MSDLGKRIGQRIRELRTQRPERWTQEELAERAQISVSFLSMIERGERVPHVETLAALANALGVSLGELFTGTEQTLAQTEDLLRPLSDFARARGLTARDVDRLLGVARVMFSGTAA; from the coding sequence GTGTCGGACCTCGGAAAACGAATTGGGCAGCGCATCCGCGAGCTTCGGACACAGCGGCCGGAGCGCTGGACGCAGGAAGAGCTCGCGGAGCGGGCGCAGATCAGCGTGTCGTTCCTTTCCATGATCGAGCGTGGCGAGCGTGTCCCCCATGTGGAGACGCTGGCGGCCCTGGCCAACGCCCTGGGCGTGAGCCTGGGCGAGCTCTTCACGGGAACGGAGCAGACCCTTGCTCAGACGGAGGACCTCCTGCGGCCCCTGTCTGACTTCGCGCGCGCCCGTGGCCTCACCGCCCGGGACGTGGACCGTCTGCTGGGCGTGGCCCGGGTGATGTTCAGCGGCACCGCCGCCTGA
- a CDS encoding LPS-assembly protein LptD yields MSFFVPLAAALLVSTSQVPLATPLALPNGETAQLAADLVVYEADTKVVTARGNAVLRTETMQLRADEVTYDEVNQLVTASGGVMFVGPSGLAAVADTAKMDVRTYEANLEGGLFMQKQGVTQEALFTAKTPQELRAMGETPLLMSGSRIRRTGENTFLVEDLAFTPCNCSPGEPGWRMEASSATVVLGERATMTLPVVYVKSVPVFALPWLYMPLSQRRTGLLLPKPTFSSLNGFSLEQPLFITLGQSYDVTLTPGYFSGGYELHTVPGATEQVREPRYLGVKGPRLLTEFRYAPSERTRGRATLGFLYDLRPIRDPRSFMFYRRTEDGVASPEFVDERRGLRGEASWQHTQDMGGGWHNRVDASFVSDGNYTRDLTADLITREFTYLRSTGTVFQRQDDLYAGLDVALRQDIRWGYRFFQDNRIPAATDPARPDLKGPNTFQRLPAITLALPERPVLGGIMGGLSVQYLRLAPLRGGYGDEGIDGIFRADGFHVPFGSAGWPFPADTTQSDGIFNSNDREARDRVDFFPRLSTSFGLGSLMRVSPSLGMRQDVWLGEVSGRTWQRGYPIAGLLLESQVARVFEGRETSFRHAITPSLELRYVPGGWGRLPSAGASGENLARPYDEVDAAVPFQSDGRTRGFLHAVLAVDQTLRFKRGNDIREPLRLRIGQGFDLTRHVPAAGKVDDPGPVLRDTFARLSATAGIFTAAGTVRYDPNAGRISGLSAEVNVDNGKGHAVYARFDDLLWTGGDALNRGADPRSVGPDVLRRSLDTLVGGLSRVEPGFPPAERAQALIAGTRLKLGFGLGVRYEAIVQPLYQDPITRENRPLAQQTFGLSYGPACDCWRVEGVVTSRRDLGLEFSGINLIVADFGSFGSGG; encoded by the coding sequence ATGAGCTTCTTCGTTCCGCTCGCCGCCGCGCTGCTGGTCTCCACGTCGCAGGTGCCACTCGCCACCCCGTTGGCTTTGCCCAACGGTGAGACGGCGCAGCTGGCTGCGGACCTGGTCGTCTACGAAGCGGACACGAAGGTCGTCACCGCGCGCGGCAACGCCGTGCTGCGCACGGAGACGATGCAGCTTCGCGCCGACGAGGTGACGTACGACGAGGTGAACCAGCTCGTCACCGCCTCGGGCGGTGTGATGTTCGTGGGCCCCAGCGGCCTGGCCGCGGTCGCCGACACCGCGAAGATGGATGTGCGCACCTACGAGGCGAACCTCGAGGGCGGCCTCTTCATGCAGAAGCAGGGCGTCACCCAGGAGGCCCTGTTCACGGCGAAGACGCCCCAGGAGCTGCGGGCCATGGGGGAGACGCCCCTCCTCATGAGCGGCTCGCGCATCCGCCGGACGGGGGAGAACACCTTCCTCGTGGAGGACCTGGCCTTCACGCCGTGCAACTGCAGCCCGGGTGAGCCTGGCTGGCGCATGGAGGCCTCGTCGGCCACCGTCGTCCTGGGCGAGCGCGCCACGATGACGCTGCCCGTGGTGTACGTGAAGTCCGTGCCCGTGTTCGCGCTGCCGTGGCTCTACATGCCGCTGTCCCAGCGGCGCACCGGCCTGCTGCTGCCCAAGCCCACCTTCTCCTCGCTCAATGGCTTCTCCCTGGAGCAGCCCCTCTTCATCACACTGGGGCAGAGCTACGACGTGACGCTCACGCCAGGGTACTTCAGCGGCGGCTACGAACTGCATACCGTTCCCGGCGCCACCGAGCAGGTTCGGGAGCCGCGCTACCTGGGCGTGAAGGGGCCGCGCCTGCTCACCGAGTTCCGTTATGCGCCCAGCGAACGGACCCGGGGACGGGCGACGCTGGGGTTCCTCTACGACCTCCGGCCCATCCGGGATCCGCGCAGCTTCATGTTCTACCGGCGGACGGAGGACGGTGTCGCCTCGCCTGAGTTCGTCGATGAGCGGCGAGGACTCCGGGGCGAGGCGTCCTGGCAACACACCCAGGACATGGGGGGAGGGTGGCACAACCGCGTCGATGCTTCGTTCGTCTCCGATGGCAACTACACCCGTGACCTCACGGCCGACCTCATCACCCGCGAGTTCACCTACCTGCGCAGCACGGGGACGGTGTTCCAACGCCAGGACGACCTCTATGCGGGCCTCGACGTGGCGCTGCGCCAGGACATCCGGTGGGGGTACCGCTTCTTCCAGGACAACCGCATCCCGGCGGCCACGGACCCGGCGCGCCCGGACCTGAAAGGCCCCAACACGTTCCAACGCTTGCCGGCCATCACCCTGGCCCTGCCGGAGCGGCCCGTGCTGGGCGGAATCATGGGGGGCCTGTCGGTTCAGTACCTGCGGCTCGCGCCCCTGCGAGGCGGGTACGGCGACGAGGGGATCGACGGCATCTTCCGGGCCGACGGGTTCCATGTCCCGTTCGGCTCTGCCGGGTGGCCGTTTCCCGCGGACACCACGCAGTCTGATGGCATCTTCAATTCGAACGACCGCGAAGCCCGCGACCGCGTGGACTTCTTCCCACGCCTGTCGACGTCCTTCGGTCTGGGCAGTCTGATGCGCGTGTCGCCGTCGCTGGGAATGCGCCAGGACGTGTGGCTGGGCGAGGTGTCGGGCCGGACGTGGCAGCGGGGGTACCCCATCGCTGGGTTGCTGCTCGAAAGCCAGGTGGCGCGCGTCTTCGAGGGCCGTGAGACGAGCTTCCGCCATGCCATCACCCCCTCGCTGGAGCTGCGCTACGTGCCGGGCGGGTGGGGCCGTCTTCCCTCGGCCGGGGCCTCCGGGGAGAACCTGGCCCGCCCCTATGACGAAGTGGATGCCGCGGTGCCGTTCCAGAGCGACGGCCGCACCCGGGGCTTCCTCCACGCGGTGCTCGCCGTGGACCAGACGCTGCGCTTCAAGCGTGGCAACGACATCCGCGAGCCGCTGCGCCTGCGCATCGGACAGGGCTTCGACCTCACCCGACACGTGCCCGCGGCGGGGAAGGTGGACGATCCGGGGCCCGTGCTACGCGACACCTTCGCCCGCCTCAGCGCCACCGCCGGAATCTTCACGGCCGCGGGCACCGTTCGCTACGACCCCAACGCGGGCCGCATCTCTGGTCTCTCCGCGGAGGTGAATGTCGACAACGGCAAGGGGCACGCCGTGTACGCGCGCTTCGACGACCTGCTGTGGACCGGGGGAGATGCGCTCAACCGCGGCGCGGATCCCCGTTCCGTGGGGCCCGATGTGCTCCGCCGCTCGCTGGATACCTTGGTAGGCGGACTATCCCGAGTAGAGCCCGGCTTCCCTCCGGCCGAACGGGCTCAAGCCCTCATCGCGGGTACGCGTTTGAAGCTCGGATTTGGGCTGGGAGTGCGGTACGAAGCAATTGTGCAACCGCTTTACCAGGATCCAATAACTCGAGAAAATCGCCCTCTTGCTCAGCAGACGTTCGGCCTCTCGTATGGGCCTGCATGCGACTGTTGGCGGGTAGAAGGGGTGGTGACGTCGCGGCGAGATTTGGGGCTGGAATTCTCCGGCATCAACCTCATTGTGGCGGATTTCGGATCCTTTGGTTCCGGAGGCTAG